A section of the Heterodontus francisci isolate sHetFra1 chromosome 7, sHetFra1.hap1, whole genome shotgun sequence genome encodes:
- the rnd3b gene encoding rho family GTPase 3b, with product MKERRPSQKLTKNAMDNQTVKCKIVVVGDSQCGKTALLHVFAKDCFPESYVPTVFENYTASFEIETQRIELSLWDTSGSPYYDNVRPLSYPDSDAVLICFDISRPETLDSVLKKWKGEIQEFCPNTKTLLVGCKSDLRTDLTTLVELSNHRQNPVSYDQGTNMAKQIGAATYIECSSLSSENSVRDIFHVATLACVNKPNKNVKRNQSKRAPKRISHVPSRPELSTVSPDLRKDKARSCTVM from the exons ATGAAGGAAAGACGGCCAAGCCAGAAGCTTACTAAAAACGCGATGGATAATCAAACCGTGAAATGTAAAATAGTTGTGGTGGGAGATAGTCAATGTGGAAAAACCGCTTTGTTACACGTTTTTGCCAAGGATTGTTTCCCAGAG AGCTATGTGCCCACAGTCTTCGAAAATTACACAGCCAGTTTTGAAATTGAAACACAAAGGATAGAGTTGAGTCTCTGGGATACTTCAG GATCTCCCTACTACGATAACGTCCGACCGCTGTCCTACCCAGATTCTGATGCTGTTTTGATTTGTTTTGATATAAGTCGCCCGGAGACTCTTGACAGTGTACTTAAGAAG TGGAAAGGTGAGATCCAGGAATTCTGCCCAAACACAAAAACCTTGTTGGTTGGCTGCAAATCTGATCTGCGCACGGACCTGACAACATTAGTGGAACTGTCCAATCACCGACAGAATCCTGTGTCCTATGATCAG GGTACCAACATGGCCAAGCAGATTGGAGCAGCAACATATATAGAGTGCTCATCGTTGTCATCAGAGAACAGCGTAAGGGACATTTTTCATGTGGCAACACTGGCTTGTGTAAACAAGCCAAACAAAAACGTCAAACGCAACCAATCAAAGCGAGCCCCAAAAAGGATTTCACATGTGCCCAGCAGACCAGAACTATCCACAGTGTCTCCGGATTTGCGGAAGGACAAGGCTCGAAGTTGCACTGTGATGTGA